The Fundidesulfovibrio putealis DSM 16056 region TGTTTGCCTTGTGTTGTGTCCATGTTGTGCCTGCCTTATGCGCTGCCGGTTGTGTGATGCCGCCTGGATGAAGCGTCTCGTATTCTTGCGGCCACTTGGTTGCCTGAAGAGAGAGTTCCAAGAAGCGTGCCCTCGGGCCGCAGCTCAGGCAGGCGTAGATTTGTCTCATGATTATAGCGCGTTGTGAGATGGTGGGGAGCCGCCTGCGTCGCACCGCGCTGCCATTTGTGGCACAGCGGAGATGCTCCCTGGCACACTGTGCCAGGGATGGCACACCGTTCAAAGAGCTTACAGCCCGTATTTGCGCATCTTGCGGTAGAAGGTCCGGCGGGGAATGCCGGAGAGACGGCAGGCTTCACTGACGTTGCCCTGGGCATTCTTTAAGTAGTGCAGCAGTTCCTTGCGCTCGAAATTGGCCATGATGCGATCCTTTGAGGATGCGAAACCGTTTTCGCAGGCAACGTCTCCAGTCGGACACGGGGTTGAATGCATCTGCGGCAGGGGCGAGCCTGGCGCGTAGACCTGCTGGGGCAGATCCACAGGCTCAATGATTTCTCCCTGGCTCAAGATCACCGCCCGCTCCATGACGTTGGAAAGCTCTCGCACGTTACCAGGCCAATGGTAGCGGGTCAGGCAGGCCATGGCATCGTCGCTTATGCCCTGCATTTTCTTGTTGAGTTTGGCCTCTGCCTTGGTGAGAAAATGGTAGGCCAGATAGGGAATATCCATGCACCTCTCCCGCAGAGGGTTAAGGCGGATGGTGAAGGTGTTGAAGCGGTAGTAGAGGTCGCGTCGAAAGCTGTTTTCGGCCGTGGCTTGCTCCATGTCCCGATTGGTGGCGGCGATGACCCGGACGCTCACCACTTTATTCTGTGTCGAACCCACTCGGCGCACTTCGCCAGTTTGCAGGAATCGCAACAATTTAGACTGTAACTCCAGGGGCATATCCCCGATTTCGTCCAAAAACAGCGAGCCGCCATCTGCTTCCTCCAGCAAACCCTTGCGGTCTTCGTCCGCGCCAGTAAAGGCCCCCTTTTTATAGCCAAACAGTTCGCTCTCCATGAGCGTCCCGGTGAGCGCAGTGCAGTTGACCGCAATGAAGGGCTTATTCTTGAGGGCACTATGGTGGTGGATGGCTCGCGCCACTAAATCCTTACCGGTGCCGGTCTCGCCAAGCAGCAGCACGGGAGTCGGGGTGGGGGCCACCTTGCGCACCAGTCCCTTGACTTCCTGAATGTGTTCAGACTTTCCAACCAAGTCCTCTGCAGTGTGCAGCCATTGGCCGTAGGTCTGCTTCACGGTCTGGAACTTGTCGCGGAAGACGATGGATTTTTTCAATGCCCCGGCCAACCGCCTGACCAGTTTGAGACTTGCACCCCGGAGCACTGCAACCCCTTCAGGCAAGGCCTTCATGTCCACCATTGATAAAGATTGGGCGTTGAAGATGACCATGGCCCGCAGTGAAGCCAGTTCCTTGCAATCGCTCTGGCGTGCATAGATGGGAAGCTTCAGGCGTTTAGCCATGGCGAGGCCCTGCGGATCGGAACTGGAGTCCAGAATGCCCGCCACCTCCACGCCGGGGATGTCCTCCATGCTCTTCAGAAACAAACCAAGCCTGGGGGTAGGGCCCACAACCAACATGCGGATTGTGCTAGTTTTGCTCATGGCCCCCTCTTACAATAATAATAGCTTTAGCCAGTGAAGATTTTGCATGAACGGCGGCATGTTATGGGTCAATGGCGCAACAGCCGCCAGATGGTTTTCCCTGCCGATGGCCCCCGAAATGGGACCGTTGGCCGACCGCTCACTCCTGGCGACCGCTTGCCTTCCGAACCCAGCTTTTTACCGATCAGTTCCGTGCGCAGGCGCTCTTAAATGCAGCGTGGCGCTCTGCATAGGGAGGATTGCTGAAGAAGGCAGACCCGGAAACCAGGGCTGTCGCCCCGGCCTCCAGCAGCTCGCGGGAGTTCTCCAGGGTGACGCCGCCGTCCACCTGGATGATGGCCTTGGAGTCGAGCCCATCGATCATCCGCCGCAAGGCCCGGATTTTTCCCAAGCTGAAAGGGATGAAGCGTTGACCACCAAAGCCGGGGTTGACACTCATGATGAGCACCATGAACAATTGCGGGAGCAGGTATTCAACCACGGCCAAGGGGGTGTGGGGGTTTAGGGCCACGGCTGGCTTGGCCCCCATCCGTGTGATCTCGCTTACGGTCCTCTCCAGGTGGGTGCAGGCTTCGGCGTGTACGCACACGAGGTCGGCCCCGGCATCAACGAATTCCTTGATGTATGTGTCAGGACTCGAAATCATCAGGTGCACGTCGAAGAACAACCCGCTGTTTTTGCGGCACTTGGCGATGACCCCTGGACCGAAGGTGATGTTTGGAACAAAATGACCATCCATGACATCCCAATGAACCCAGGAGAGGCCAGCACTTTCTAGGGCTGCTAACTCTTCGCCCAGGCGGCTGAAGTCGCAGGAAAGAAGTGACGGGGACAGGATGAGGCCGGTTGCGTCAGGTTGCATGTAGAACCTCTCGTGTTCTCTTGGGCTTACAGGGGGCTAATTGAAGTCAGCTGCCATCAGCTTGGCCAGCCGCACAAGCTGGTTGGTAAATCCCGCCTCGTTGTCGTACCAGACGATGACTTTGGCCAGGGTGTTGTCCATGACTGTGGTGCATAAACTGTCCACCACCCCCCCGTGGGTTGAACCTAGATAGTCGATTGAAACCAGGGGGTCGTCCGAGTAACCCATGGAGTCGTTGGCGCACTCCTTGAAAACGGCGTTGATCTCGTTGGACGTGGCACGTCTGTCCAGTTCGCAGGTGAAGTCCACCAGAGAGACGTTGGGCGTGGGCACGCGCACGGCCATGCCGTCGAGCTTCCCCGCCAGTTCCGGGATGACCAGGGCCACGGCCCTGGCTGCACCGGTCGTCGTCGGGATCATGGACGCGGCAGCGGCCCTGGCACGGCGCGGGTCCTTGTGGGAGCCGTCCAGGATGCGCTGGCTCATGGTGTAGGAATGGATGGTGGTCATCAGGCCGCGATTGAGGCCAAAGCTGTCGTTTAACACCTTGGCCACCGGAGCCAGGCAGTTGGTGGTGCAGGAGGCTGCGGAAACCACATGGTGATTGCCAGGGTCGTAGATGTCCTGATTCACGCCCATGACAATGGTGGCGTCGGCTTGTTTCCCTGGCGCGCTGATGAGCACCTTCTTGGCCCCGCAGGCCAAGTGCCTGGCGGCCTGGCTTCGTTCGGTGAATCTTCCGGTGGACTCGATGACGATATCCACGCCCATCTCGCCCCAGCGCCATGTGTCGGGTTCTTCTCTGGTGATGGCGATGTGCCTGCCGTTGACAATGAGTCCTGCCTGGTCGGAATCCACATCACCCGCAAAGGTGCGGTGGATCGAGTCATACTTGAGCAACCGGGCCAGGTCCTGGTTTTCTGCACGGGCGTTGATGGCGGTCACGATTATATTCGGGTCGTTAGCCAGGATTCTGGTCATGTACCTGCCGATTCTGCCGAAGCCATTGATGCCGATCTTGACAGCCACGATACCCTCCGTCTGTTATGGTGCGCCGGACATCTCGAATTAGACAGTTGCATAGCGGCCAGCGGCATAGCGGCTGGCCATGGTTTCGAGCGTTTCAGGCTTTATGGCCGAGGCCCAGCCAGCTGTGCCGAATGAAAGAAAACGATTCCGGCAGACTTCCTTCATGGCTTTGGTGGCTGCGGCAAGAAACTTGCGGGGATCAAAATCCGAGGGATTCCGTGTGAGATGCTCGCGCACGGCTCCTGTCGCAGCCAAGCGCAGGTCGGTGTCTATGTTCACCTTGCGTACACCGAAGCGAATCCCCTCCTGGATTTCATGGATAGGAACCCCGTAGGTTTCAGACAGTTGGCCGCCGTTTTCGTTGATGGCCTTGAGCCATTCCTGGGGAACTGAAGACGAACCGTGCATGACCAAGTGGGTGTTGGGCAGGCGGGCATGGATGGTCTTGATGCGGTCCACATCCAGCACCGCGCCGGTGGGGGGGCTTGAAAACTTATATGCTCCGTGGCTTGTCCCAATGGCTATGGCCAGGGCGTCCACCCCAGTGCGAGCAACGAAATCAGCGGCCTGCTCCGGGTCGGTGAGCAGTTGCTCGCGGGTAAGCTTTCCTTCGGCTCCGACGCCATCCTCCTTGCCTGCAATGCCGGTTTCCAAAGAACCGAGAACACCAAGTTCTCCCTCCACCGAAACGCCGCAGGCGTGGGACATTTCCACAACCTGAGAGGTGACACGGACGTTGTATTCATAGTCTGAAGGTGTCTTTGCATCGGCCAGCAGGGAGCCGTCCATCATCACCGAACTGAAGCCTGCCTGGATGGAAGAGACACACACGCCAGGGGTGGCTCCATGGTCCTGGTGCAAGCAGAGAGGAATGGAAGGCCATTCTTCCAAGGCTGCGGCAATAAGATGGCGCAGGAAATTCTGTCCGGCGTACCTCCGGGCCCCGGCCGAGCTTTGCAGGATTACCGGACTGCCTGTTTCATGAGCGGCTTCCATAATGGCCCGTATCTGTTCCATGTTGTTGACGTTGAAGGCGGGCACTCCATAGCCGTTCTCAGCAGCGTGATCCAACAGCTGGCGCAGGGAGATTAAGGACATACACAACTCCTGGCGGTCTTTGCGGCCAGACCGGCGTTTAGGTGAGTATTGCTCCGACAGGACAGATGGCCGCACAGGCTGGGGGCAGCCCTTCTGCTCTGCGATGGGCGCAAAGGTCGCATTTGGTGACTGGGAGGTCCGCCTCGGCGCAAAACAGCCCCCCGTGGCGGCAAGCCAGCAGGCACGGTTTTTCCCGGCAATACCCGCAGGCAAGACTGTTCAAGCGCACCCTGCCGTCGCTCTCTTTGGTAATCGCCCCTTGGGGGCAGACTCTGATGCAGGCAGGCCGATCACAATGACGGCAATAATAGGGAATCATCCGGCCATCTGGCTGTCGGGCCAGTCGAACTCTCGGGGTGTTGTAGAGAAAACGGCACACCGCCTGACAACACTCGCAGCCGATGCAGAGTTCCTCGTTGATGAGCAGGCTGCCATTCCCCAGGCGCGTCATGCTTGGCCTCCTGACGGTTGAGCGGCTTGTGCGTATGTTCTGGAGGTAAGCCAACGGTCCAAAATCCGGGCCACACAGAGGCCACTGTACACCGCACGCCCTATCTTTGTGGGGCCTGTGAGCGCGTCCCCTGCCACGAACACGCCCTCCAGCGCTGTCATTGTCGAGGCCAGGGCTGGCTTTCCGTCATGCTCCCGACGAAGTCCAGTCACGTTCAAAGTCTGCTCAAAGGGCACGTTGGGCTTGTCGCCAATGGCCACAACAAGAACATCAACAGGGAGCAGCCAGGAAGCCTTGTTGCCCCTTTCGACAAATTCCACCTGTTCGACTCTGTCACAGCCCAGAATGCGCAGGGGGTGTAGGTGTTCGAGTACCACCACTCCGTTGCGAACCAAGTCTTCGATGGCTGCCATGCCGC contains the following coding sequences:
- a CDS encoding 4Fe-4S dicluster domain-containing protein — protein: MTRLGNGSLLINEELCIGCECCQAVCRFLYNTPRVRLARQPDGRMIPYYCRHCDRPACIRVCPQGAITKESDGRVRLNSLACGYCREKPCLLACRHGGLFCAEADLPVTKCDLCAHRRAEGLPPACAAICPVGAILT
- the rpe gene encoding ribulose-phosphate 3-epimerase codes for the protein MQPDATGLILSPSLLSCDFSRLGEELAALESAGLSWVHWDVMDGHFVPNITFGPGVIAKCRKNSGLFFDVHLMISSPDTYIKEFVDAGADLVCVHAEACTHLERTVSEITRMGAKPAVALNPHTPLAVVEYLLPQLFMVLIMSVNPGFGGQRFIPFSLGKIRALRRMIDGLDSKAIIQVDGGVTLENSRELLEAGATALVSGSAFFSNPPYAERHAAFKSACARN
- a CDS encoding sigma-54 interaction domain-containing protein; translation: MSKTSTIRMLVVGPTPRLGLFLKSMEDIPGVEVAGILDSSSDPQGLAMAKRLKLPIYARQSDCKELASLRAMVIFNAQSLSMVDMKALPEGVAVLRGASLKLVRRLAGALKKSIVFRDKFQTVKQTYGQWLHTAEDLVGKSEHIQEVKGLVRKVAPTPTPVLLLGETGTGKDLVARAIHHHSALKNKPFIAVNCTALTGTLMESELFGYKKGAFTGADEDRKGLLEEADGGSLFLDEIGDMPLELQSKLLRFLQTGEVRRVGSTQNKVVSVRVIAATNRDMEQATAENSFRRDLYYRFNTFTIRLNPLRERCMDIPYLAYHFLTKAEAKLNKKMQGISDDAMACLTRYHWPGNVRELSNVMERAVILSQGEIIEPVDLPQQVYAPGSPLPQMHSTPCPTGDVACENGFASSKDRIMANFERKELLHYLKNAQGNVSEACRLSGIPRRTFYRKMRKYGL
- the gap gene encoding type I glyceraldehyde-3-phosphate dehydrogenase; translation: MAVKIGINGFGRIGRYMTRILANDPNIIVTAINARAENQDLARLLKYDSIHRTFAGDVDSDQAGLIVNGRHIAITREEPDTWRWGEMGVDIVIESTGRFTERSQAARHLACGAKKVLISAPGKQADATIVMGVNQDIYDPGNHHVVSAASCTTNCLAPVAKVLNDSFGLNRGLMTTIHSYTMSQRILDGSHKDPRRARAAAASMIPTTTGAARAVALVIPELAGKLDGMAVRVPTPNVSLVDFTCELDRRATSNEINAVFKECANDSMGYSDDPLVSIDYLGSTHGGVVDSLCTTVMDNTLAKVIVWYDNEAGFTNQLVRLAKLMAADFN
- the fba gene encoding class II fructose-bisphosphate aldolase (catalyzes the reversible aldol condensation of dihydroxyacetonephosphate and glyceraldehyde 3-phosphate in the Calvin cycle, glycolysis, and/or gluconeogenesis), which codes for MSLISLRQLLDHAAENGYGVPAFNVNNMEQIRAIMEAAHETGSPVILQSSAGARRYAGQNFLRHLIAAALEEWPSIPLCLHQDHGATPGVCVSSIQAGFSSVMMDGSLLADAKTPSDYEYNVRVTSQVVEMSHACGVSVEGELGVLGSLETGIAGKEDGVGAEGKLTREQLLTDPEQAADFVARTGVDALAIAIGTSHGAYKFSSPPTGAVLDVDRIKTIHARLPNTHLVMHGSSSVPQEWLKAINENGGQLSETYGVPIHEIQEGIRFGVRKVNIDTDLRLAATGAVREHLTRNPSDFDPRKFLAAATKAMKEVCRNRFLSFGTAGWASAIKPETLETMASRYAAGRYATV